A part of Capsicum annuum cultivar UCD-10X-F1 chromosome 6, UCD10Xv1.1, whole genome shotgun sequence genomic DNA contains:
- the LOC107875534 gene encoding glucan endo-1,3-beta-glucosidase, whose amino-acid sequence MVKLRLLSVIFLLFFNAVTGDYFIGINYGTVANNLPPPSQVAGFIRDKTTFNKIKIFDSNGDIIRAFADTGVWVTVTVPNGEILSVAKPTSAQWWVEENVVPFYPRTRIDRICVGNEVMATGDKNLIAHLVPAMKAIHEALLAAGIHDIQVSTPHSMGIMARSEPPSSGRFRPVYDRVIFAPMLEFHRETKSPFMICPYPFFGFNDGTLDYALFKDNNGVYDEATGKNYTNMFDAQLDAVYSAMKDLGYDDVDIVVAETGWPSAGDPGQPGVSLENAVSYNVNLVKHVNSGVGTPLMPNRTFETYLFSLFNEDLKRGTSEQNFGLFRPDFSPIYDVGILRNSQPPPPAMAPQAWKKWCVPRPDASDAALQSNIDFVCGSGLDCQPIKDGGPCYEPNTVRAHASYAMNAFYQVNGGNDYDCDFINTGLVSVNDPSYEECTYAA is encoded by the exons ATGGTGAAGCTCCGTTTACTCTCCGTTATCTTCCTCCTTTTCTTTAACGCCGTTACTGGTGATTATTTCATCGGAATTAACTACGGCACCGTCGCTAACAACCTTCCACCGCCGTCCCAAGTCGCCGGTTTCATCAGAGACAAAACCACCTTtaacaaaatcaagatttttgACTCTAACGGAGACATTATCCGTGCATTTGCAGATACCGGCGTTTGGGTTACCGTTACGGTACCTAACGGAGAGATTCTGTCAGTTGCTAAACCTACTAGTGCACAATGGTGGGTTGAAGAAAATGTGGTTCCCTTCTATCCACGTACAAGAATTGATCGTATTTGTGTTGGAAATGAAGTTATGGCTACTGGTGATAAGAATCTTATTGCCCATTTAGTCCCCGCCATGAAAGCGATTCATGAAGCTTTGTTAGCAGCTGGAATTCATGATATTCAAGTTTCAACTCCGCATTCAATGGGCATAATGGCCCGCTCCGAACCACCAAGTTCGGGTCGGTTCAGACCCGTATACGATCGGGTCATTTTCGCCCCGATGCTTGAGTTTCACCGTGAAACTAAATCGCCATTCATGATTTGTCCGTATCCGTTCTTCGGGTTTAACGATGGAACTCTGGATTATGCTTTGTTTAAGGATAATAATGGAGTGTATGATGAAGCTACTGGGAAGAATTACACTAACATGTTTGATGCACAGCTTGATGCTGTGTATTCAGCTATGAAGGATTTGGGTTATGATGACGTGGATATCGTTGTAGCGGAAACGGGTTGGCCATCTGCGGGTGACCCGGGTCAACCCGGTGTAAGTTTGGAGAATGCTGTTTCGTATAATGTGAATCTTGTGAAGCATGTAAATTCTGGTGTTGGTACGCCATTGATGCCAAACAGGACCTTTGAGACTTACCTTTTCTCATTGTTCAATGAAGACCTTAAGCGTGGCACTTCGGAGCAGAATTTCGGGTTGTTCCGACCCGATTTCAGCCCCATTTACGACGTGGGTATTCTGCGGAATTCACAG ccCCCTCCGCCTGCTATGGCACCTCAAGCGTGGAAGAAATGGTGTGTGCCGAGGCCAGATGCAAGTGATGCAGCATTGCAATCGAACATAGACTTCGTGTGTGGTTCAGGACTAGATTGTCAACCGATAAAAGATGGTGGTCCTTGCTACGAGCCTAATACTGTTAGAGCTCATGCTTCTTACGCGATGAATGCTTTTTATCAAGTAAATGGTGGTAACGATTATGACTGCGACTTCATTAATACTGGCCTAGTCTCCGTCAATGATCCTA GTTACGAAGAATGTACGTATGCTGCTTAA